A region of Vicugna pacos chromosome 7, VicPac4, whole genome shotgun sequence DNA encodes the following proteins:
- the RNF148 gene encoding RING finger protein 148 — protein sequence MVVSEQANGGMSQLRITPSTHSSVSSQLLRLCIFLLLSLPDSKGKAIWTAHLNITFQVGNRIISELGESGVFGNHSLLERVSGVAVLPEGWNQNACNPMTNFSRPKRADSWLALIERGGCTFTHKINLAAEKGANGVIIYNYPGTGNKVFPMSHQGTENIVAVMIGNLKGMELLQLIQKGVYVTIIIEVGRMHMPWLSHYIMSLFTFLAATVAYLFLYCAWRPQVPNSSTRRRRQIKADVKKAIGQLQLRVLKEGDKELDPNEDNCVICFDIYKPQDVVRILTCKHFFHKACIDPWLLAHRTCPMCKCDILKT from the coding sequence atggttGTCAGTGAACAGGCAAATGGAGGAATGAGCCAACTTAGAATTACTCCTTCAACTCACAGCTCTGTTTCGTCTCAACTCTTGAGGCTTTGCATCTTTTTACTGCTTAGCCTTCCTGACTCAAAAGGAAAAGCCATTTGGACAGCTCACCTGAATATAACGTTTCAGGTGGGAAATCGGATTATATCAGAATTAGGAGAGAGTGGAGTGTTCGGGAATCACTCTCTCTTGGAAAGGGTGTCTGGTGTGGCGGTGCTTCCGGAAGGATGGAATCAGAATGCTTGTAACCCTATGACCAACTTCAGCAGACCCAAGCGAGCGGACTCTTGGCTTGCCCTCATTGAGCGAGGAGGCTGTACTTTTACACACAAAATCAACTTGGCAGCAGAGAAGGGAGCAAATGGGGTGATCATCTACAACTATCCGGGTACGGGCAACAAAGTGTTTCCCATGTCTCACCAGGGAACAGAAAACATAGTCGCGGTGATGATAGGCAATTTGAAAGGCATGGAACTCCTGCAGCTGATCCAGAAGGGAGTCTATGTGACGATCATCATCGAAGTGGGCAGAATGCACATGCCATGGCTGAGCCATTACATCATGTCTCTCTTTACCTTCCTGGCTGCCACCGTGGCCTATCTTTTTCTGTACTGTGCCTGGAGACCTCAAGTGCCCAATTCTTCCACCAGGAGGCGAAGGCAGATAAAGGCGGATGTGAAGAAAGCCATCGGTCAGCTTCAACTGCGAGTGCTCAAAGAAGGGGATAAGGAACTAGATCCAAATGAAGACAATTGTGTCATTTGCTTTGACATATACAAACCTCAAGATGTAGTACGTATTCTCACTTGCAAACATTTCTTCCATAAGGCATGCATCGACCCCTGGCTTTTAGCCCATAGGACGTGCCCCATGTGCAAGTGTGACATTCTGAAAACCTGA